The following proteins are co-located in the Dyadobacter chenwenxiniae genome:
- a CDS encoding RNA polymerase sigma factor, with protein sequence MSQKRPNIIQTVSSYSKQLMGFIRQRVNSDEDAEDILQDVWFQLSSVPEIEAIEQIGSWLYRVARNRIIDKYRKQKPDSLEDYGYEDEEGEFYFKDILLADGNTPETVYMKEVFWEELTIALQELPENQRQVFIWNELEDQTFQEIADRTGENIKTLISRKRYAVQHLRQRLETLYQEFVNY encoded by the coding sequence TTGTCGCAAAAGAGACCAAATATCATTCAGACTGTCTCATCTTACAGCAAGCAGCTCATGGGCTTTATCCGGCAACGGGTAAATTCGGACGAGGATGCTGAGGATATTTTGCAGGATGTATGGTTCCAGCTGAGCAGCGTGCCGGAAATTGAGGCTATTGAACAGATCGGCAGCTGGTTATATCGCGTAGCGCGTAACCGCATCATTGATAAATACCGGAAACAAAAACCGGATTCGCTGGAAGATTACGGGTATGAAGACGAAGAAGGCGAGTTCTATTTCAAAGACATCCTGCTAGCAGATGGCAACACGCCGGAGACGGTGTATATGAAAGAAGTATTCTGGGAGGAACTGACCATTGCATTGCAGGAACTTCCGGAAAACCAGCGGCAGGTTTTTATCTGGAATGAGCTCGAAGACCAGACTTTCCAGGAGATTGCGGACCGGACCGGAGAAAATATCAAAACCCTCATTTCCAGAAAACGCTATGCGGTGCAGCATTTGAGGCAGAGGCTGGAAACATTGTATCAGGAATTTGTAAATTATTAA
- a CDS encoding RagB/SusD family nutrient uptake outer membrane protein — MKTTLLKYLLSIGLAIGIVTACKDSFLSKDPQGQYSPTALKTPSGVEGLLIGAYAMIDGQGLDGQDSWNNDIQSWVFGGLASDDSYKGTDAGDQPEQSFIEKYDFQPTNNHIKNKWRGLYKGVARTNDVINTLAEVPEVGEARRKLIIAEARFLRGLFHFEAKKMWKTIPYIDETIYKLDDLESTKIPNDKDVWPMIEADFKAASEGLPETQSQVGRPTKWAALAFLGKAYMYQGWNVTTGAPNTAALTKAKPIFEQIIASGKFSLAPKFEDNFLIATRNNKESIFEIQYSVSSASGDAADAGVGLAHPYIDPWGCCGFYQPSQNLVNAFKTTATGLPLLDTFNDSDVKNDQGLKYTDPFEPYTGPLDPRLDQTVGRRGILFKDFKIHGSDFIRDPTYAGPYSPKKHISEKAGFGVNGWGNLSSNNYRIMRYGMILLWLAEVEVELGNLENARKLVNQIRTRAANPAGFVKKAVQGSKSRDDYTVLNEPAANYVIKTYDQPWADAATARKAVRFESRLEFAMEGHRFFDLQRWGIAAETLNKYVTVESTKRVYKKGAVFTKGKNEYFPIPQEAIDRSYKEGTATLVQDPAYK, encoded by the coding sequence ATGAAGACGACATTATTAAAATATCTGCTTTCCATCGGCCTGGCGATCGGGATCGTGACGGCTTGTAAGGATTCATTTTTATCAAAAGATCCACAGGGGCAATACAGCCCAACTGCTCTGAAAACGCCCAGTGGCGTGGAAGGTTTGCTGATTGGCGCTTATGCGATGATTGATGGGCAAGGCCTGGATGGACAGGATTCCTGGAACAACGATATCCAGAGCTGGGTTTTTGGCGGACTGGCTTCCGACGATTCTTATAAAGGAACGGATGCAGGTGACCAGCCCGAGCAATCTTTTATCGAAAAATATGATTTCCAGCCAACCAATAATCACATTAAGAACAAATGGCGCGGTCTCTACAAAGGCGTTGCGCGCACAAATGATGTGATCAATACGTTGGCGGAGGTTCCGGAAGTGGGTGAGGCCAGAAGAAAACTGATCATTGCAGAAGCCAGATTCCTTCGCGGTCTTTTCCATTTTGAGGCAAAAAAAATGTGGAAAACGATCCCATACATTGATGAAACGATCTATAAACTGGACGATCTGGAAAGCACCAAAATTCCGAATGACAAAGATGTTTGGCCAATGATCGAGGCAGATTTTAAAGCTGCTTCCGAAGGCTTGCCTGAAACACAGTCGCAAGTAGGACGTCCGACGAAGTGGGCTGCGCTCGCATTTCTAGGAAAAGCCTACATGTATCAGGGCTGGAATGTGACAACCGGCGCTCCAAACACAGCTGCTCTGACGAAGGCGAAACCAATTTTTGAGCAAATTATCGCATCAGGCAAGTTTTCGCTGGCACCAAAGTTTGAAGACAATTTCCTGATTGCGACCCGTAATAATAAAGAGTCGATTTTTGAAATACAATATTCAGTATCAAGCGCTTCCGGTGACGCGGCGGATGCGGGCGTAGGGCTGGCGCATCCATACATTGATCCCTGGGGCTGTTGCGGATTTTACCAGCCATCCCAAAACCTTGTGAATGCATTTAAAACAACGGCGACTGGGCTTCCATTGCTGGACACATTCAATGATAGTGACGTGAAAAATGACCAGGGGCTGAAATACACAGATCCATTTGAGCCCTACACCGGTCCGCTTGATCCGCGGCTCGATCAGACGGTTGGCCGTAGGGGGATTTTGTTTAAAGATTTCAAAATCCATGGCAGCGACTTCATCCGTGATCCAACTTATGCCGGCCCGTATTCTCCTAAAAAGCATATCTCCGAAAAGGCCGGGTTTGGGGTTAATGGTTGGGGTAATTTGTCCAGCAATAATTACCGAATTATGCGTTACGGGATGATATTGCTTTGGCTTGCAGAAGTGGAAGTGGAACTGGGTAACCTCGAAAATGCCAGGAAACTGGTGAATCAAATACGCACGCGGGCAGCAAATCCTGCGGGATTTGTGAAAAAGGCCGTTCAGGGAAGTAAATCACGGGACGACTACACCGTTCTGAACGAGCCCGCTGCCAATTATGTGATCAAAACTTACGACCAGCCCTGGGCGGATGCGGCCACAGCGCGTAAAGCTGTTCGTTTTGAATCGCGTCTTGAATTTGCCATGGAGGGTCACCGGTTTTTCGACCTGCAAAGGTGGGGCATAGCGGCGGAAACATTGAATAAATATGTGACCGTGGAGTCAACGAAGCGAGTTTATAAGAAAGGGGCCGTTTTTACAAAAGGCAAAAACGAATATTTCCCGATTCCGCAGGAAGCGATCGACCGTTCATACAAGGAAGGAACTGCAACACTGGTTCAAGACCCGGCCTATAAATAG
- a CDS encoding Hsp20 family protein — translation MYPIAKRKTTGTGSGHEFSKASFERSFVIDETVDSDNIVAEYYNGILHLNLPVIPGSDKPAQEIRII, via the coding sequence ATGTATCCAATAGCGAAAAGGAAGACAACAGGAACTGGATCCGGGCATGAATTCAGTAAGGCTTCGTTCGAGCGGTCGTTTGTGATCGATGAGACGGTGGATTCGGACAACATTGTGGCAGAGTATTACAATGGAATCCTTCATCTGAACCTGCCGGTCATTCCTGGCTCTGACAAACCTGCTCAGGAAATCAGGATCATCTGA
- a CDS encoding Hsp20/alpha crystallin family protein, producing the protein MCNNRFGQRGYAMRHEYSGKQFGGSHNYRVPVNIVKNDTNYELMVFAPDRAKEDFKISIKGHELTISYVSNSEKEDNRNWIRA; encoded by the coding sequence ATGTGCAATAATAGATTTGGACAGCGTGGTTATGCCATGCGCCATGAATATTCAGGGAAACAATTTGGCGGGAGCCACAATTATCGCGTTCCGGTCAACATTGTGAAGAATGACACCAATTATGAACTAATGGTCTTCGCGCCTGACCGGGCGAAGGAGGATTTCAAGATTAGCATTAAGGGTCATGAACTGACCATTTCTTATGTATCCAATAGCGAAAAGGAAGACAACAGGAACTGGATCCGGGCATGA
- a CDS encoding poly-gamma-glutamate biosynthesis protein PgsC/CapC: MNQRHTYRKRFWMFPIFGFAAALLLGAIVRWLWNAILPELLNTNPISYWQAVGLIVLCRILFGNFGGGPGRWRKPGFGGNFPGEGGPGFGASWRNKWMDMTDEDRKKFKQEMRNRCGKRPESE; encoded by the coding sequence ATGAATCAGCGACATACATACAGGAAGCGTTTTTGGATGTTTCCGATTTTCGGTTTTGCTGCTGCGCTCCTCCTGGGCGCGATTGTGCGTTGGTTATGGAATGCCATTTTGCCGGAACTCTTGAATACCAATCCCATATCTTACTGGCAGGCGGTCGGATTGATCGTTTTATGCAGGATCTTGTTTGGCAATTTTGGAGGCGGACCTGGCCGCTGGCGCAAACCTGGTTTCGGTGGAAATTTTCCCGGCGAAGGCGGGCCCGGCTTTGGCGCATCGTGGAGAAATAAGTGGATGGACATGACGGATGAAGACCGGAAAAAATTTAAGCAGGAGATGCGAAATCGCTGCGGAAAGCGACCTGAAAGTGAATAA